A genomic segment from Flavobacterium litorale encodes:
- a CDS encoding thiamine diphosphokinase encodes MSSHHIVRDDQEPALIIANGAACSKNLMDQLLEWSPLVIVLDSAIQRVVDLGIKVDVLLGDFDRNFDPEAYRELQYPLEIVHTPDQNKTDLEKAFDYLINRGFPAVNVIWATGKRADHTITNITTIVGYREKLKIVLLDDHSKIFQLPQKFNKWYTATTPLSLIPVGTAKGITTRNLKYPLTNEALTLGYRTGSSNEALNDGIVTIEHREGDLLLMECFD; translated from the coding sequence ATGTCATCCCACCATATAGTACGCGACGACCAAGAGCCTGCATTAATAATAGCCAACGGTGCAGCGTGCAGTAAAAACCTCATGGATCAGTTATTAGAATGGTCACCATTGGTTATTGTTTTAGACAGTGCCATACAACGCGTAGTCGATTTAGGCATTAAAGTAGATGTACTACTGGGTGATTTCGACCGTAATTTCGACCCTGAAGCCTACCGCGAATTACAATATCCGCTAGAAATAGTACATACGCCCGACCAAAATAAAACAGACCTCGAAAAAGCATTTGATTACCTTATAAATCGCGGATTTCCTGCAGTAAATGTTATTTGGGCTACAGGCAAGCGTGCCGACCATACTATAACCAATATAACTACCATTGTAGGATATCGTGAAAAATTAAAAATTGTGTTGTTGGACGACCATAGCAAAATTTTCCAACTCCCGCAAAAGTTCAACAAATGGTATACCGCTACTACTCCACTTTCGTTAATACCAGTAGGTACAGCAAAAGGTATTACAACCCGAAACCTCAAATACCCGCTCACTAACGAGGCGTTAACCTTAGGGTACCGTACAGGTAGTAGCAATGAGGCGTTAAACGATGGTATTGTAACCATAGAGCATCGTGAAGGAGATTTGTTACTTATGGAATGTTTCGATTAA
- a CDS encoding DUF4249 family protein, producing MKNIKFILLFATTILFISCEEVVNLDLDTEDPKLVIDASIDWVKGTPGNEQVIKLTTSTGYYEETVPTVSGATAFITNTDNGSVFDFIETVPGTGEYICTNFEPIIGNNFELTIIYNNETYTATEKMYPVSSIENITQKDDSGFSGDAIEIEAFFQDDPTAENYYLSKFSTNAIPYPEYTALDDEFSNGNLMSVLYIDDNIKSGDDLNIKLSGISRRYYNYMELVITMIEGGAGSGPFQTTPAPIRGNLINETNENNNPFGYFQLSEVDYVEYIIQ from the coding sequence ATGAAAAATATTAAATTTATCTTATTATTTGCGACTACTATACTCTTCATTTCGTGTGAAGAAGTAGTAAATCTTGATTTAGATACCGAAGATCCCAAGCTTGTAATAGATGCCTCTATAGATTGGGTTAAAGGTACACCTGGTAACGAACAAGTTATAAAACTTACAACTTCTACAGGATATTACGAAGAAACAGTACCAACCGTTTCAGGTGCTACGGCTTTTATTACTAACACTGATAACGGATCTGTATTTGACTTTATTGAAACAGTACCAGGTACAGGAGAATATATATGTACTAATTTTGAGCCAATTATAGGTAATAATTTTGAGCTTACTATTATTTATAATAATGAAACATATACAGCTACCGAAAAAATGTACCCTGTGTCTAGTATTGAGAATATAACTCAAAAAGATGACAGTGGCTTTTCTGGAGATGCTATAGAAATTGAAGCCTTTTTTCAAGATGACCCAACAGCAGAAAATTATTACTTATCAAAGTTCAGTACCAATGCAATTCCTTATCCCGAATATACAGCATTAGATGATGAGTTTAGTAATGGTAATTTAATGTCTGTACTATATATAGACGATAACATAAAGAGCGGAGATGATTTAAACATTAAACTATCAGGAATATCTAGAAGATATTATAACTATATGGAACTCGTTATTACTATGATAGAAGGAGGAGCAGGTAGCGGACCATTTCAAACAACACCCGCCCCCATTCGTGGAAACCTTATAAATGAGACTAATGAAAACAACAATCCTTTTGGCTATTTTCAGCTTTCAGAAGTAGATTATGTAGAATATATTATTCAATAA
- a CDS encoding TonB-dependent receptor encodes MLIFSVAFAQEEFTLSGTISDSKSNETLIGANVYILELEKVIATNEYGFYSISLPEGSYTVEISYVSFGTIRENVVLDKDVRQNFQLSLDTKELEEVVISDNRKRANIRKPEMSVNRLSVEEIKKMPVVLGEVDVIKSLLQLPGVTNAGEGASGFNVRGGGADQNLILLDEATIFNSSHLFGFFSVFNSDAIKNIKLYKGGIPARFGGRVSSVLEIYQKEGNSKEFHMNGGIGLISSRVMAEGPISKDRGSFLIAGRASYAHLFLKLANQENSAYFYDLNTKLSYKLNENNNLYLSGYFGRDLFEIDDLFSNTYGNTIVNLRWNHLFSDKLFSNLSTIYSDYYYGLELDILDFKWDSGIKNYNFKYDLKHYISNNFKLKYGINAIYYDFNPGKITPTGGLSSINERQLEKKYAFEPAIYIDAEHRLNDKITMSYGIRYSMFYRLGAQTMNLYENNQAVNYNSDLKIYEKADPIGTKRYSGGQTIADFNNLEPRATFAYELNNNQSIKASYNRMVQYLNLLSNTSSPTPLDIWTPSGLFIEPQILDQVALGYFRNFNDDKYTFEVETFYKKSKNRIDYIDGADLIANEAIEQVVLNGKARAYGLELLLRKNEGKLTGFIAYTLSRSEQKTPGRTAEEVGINNGNWYRTGYDKTHDLSVTASYELNNKWSFGTIFSLQSGRATTYPKGQYTYGDVNIPIYGDRNGDQLPAYHHLDISATYIPKPEKKTGWQGEWVFSIYNLYNRQNAASMTFRQNENTGANESVKTSIFGIVPSVTYNFKF; translated from the coding sequence ATGTTAATTTTTTCTGTAGCATTTGCACAGGAAGAGTTTACGTTAAGCGGTACCATTTCAGATTCTAAAAGTAACGAAACCCTTATTGGTGCAAATGTTTATATTTTAGAGCTGGAAAAAGTTATTGCTACTAACGAGTATGGATTTTACTCCATATCGTTACCAGAAGGGAGCTATACCGTAGAAATTAGCTATGTTAGTTTTGGTACGATTCGCGAAAATGTAGTTCTGGACAAAGATGTTAGGCAGAATTTTCAACTGAGCCTAGATACTAAAGAGCTAGAAGAAGTTGTAATTAGCGATAATCGTAAAAGGGCAAACATCAGGAAGCCTGAGATGAGTGTTAACCGATTATCGGTAGAAGAAATTAAAAAAATGCCTGTAGTACTGGGAGAGGTCGACGTAATAAAATCGTTATTACAGCTACCCGGTGTTACCAATGCAGGCGAAGGAGCATCGGGCTTTAATGTACGTGGTGGTGGTGCCGACCAAAATTTAATACTATTGGACGAAGCTACTATTTTTAACTCGTCCCACCTATTTGGCTTTTTCTCTGTATTTAATTCTGATGCTATTAAAAACATCAAACTTTATAAAGGTGGTATCCCAGCACGTTTTGGGGGAAGAGTATCTTCTGTTCTAGAAATATATCAAAAAGAAGGGAATAGTAAAGAGTTTCACATGAATGGCGGTATAGGTCTAATATCCAGCAGAGTTATGGCAGAAGGTCCTATTTCTAAAGATAGAGGGTCATTTCTTATTGCTGGAAGAGCCTCGTATGCCCATCTATTTTTAAAACTCGCAAATCAAGAAAATTCAGCCTATTTTTATGACCTTAACACTAAGTTAAGTTATAAACTTAATGAAAATAATAACTTATACCTATCAGGGTATTTTGGTAGAGACCTTTTTGAAATTGATGATTTATTTTCTAACACATACGGTAACACGATAGTTAACTTACGTTGGAATCATTTATTTAGTGATAAATTATTCTCTAACCTCTCTACTATATATAGTGATTATTATTACGGACTCGAACTTGATATTTTAGATTTTAAATGGGATTCTGGAATTAAAAATTATAATTTTAAGTACGACCTAAAGCATTACATATCTAACAATTTTAAACTGAAATATGGTATTAATGCTATTTATTATGACTTTAATCCTGGAAAGATAACACCTACAGGTGGCCTGTCTTCTATAAACGAAAGACAATTAGAAAAGAAATATGCCTTTGAGCCTGCTATATATATTGATGCAGAGCACAGGCTGAACGATAAAATAACAATGAGCTATGGTATTCGTTATAGTATGTTTTATAGACTAGGTGCTCAAACCATGAACTTATACGAAAATAATCAGGCTGTTAATTATAACTCCGATTTAAAAATATACGAAAAAGCAGACCCAATAGGTACTAAAAGATATAGTGGCGGACAAACTATTGCCGATTTTAATAATTTAGAACCACGTGCAACATTTGCTTATGAGTTAAACAACAACCAGTCAATAAAAGCAAGTTATAACCGAATGGTTCAATACCTTAATTTATTATCAAACACCTCATCTCCTACTCCTCTTGATATCTGGACTCCTAGTGGTTTATTTATAGAGCCTCAAATACTTGACCAAGTGGCGTTAGGCTATTTCAGAAATTTTAATGATGATAAATATACCTTTGAAGTAGAAACGTTTTATAAAAAATCTAAAAATAGAATAGATTATATTGACGGAGCAGACTTAATTGCTAATGAAGCTATAGAGCAGGTAGTACTTAATGGTAAAGCTAGGGCTTACGGGCTTGAACTATTGTTACGTAAAAATGAAGGTAAGCTAACAGGATTTATTGCTTATACATTATCGCGTTCAGAACAAAAAACACCAGGGCGCACTGCTGAAGAAGTAGGTATAAACAATGGAAACTGGTATAGAACAGGATATGATAAAACACACGACCTCTCGGTTACAGCTTCTTATGAATTAAACAATAAATGGTCGTTTGGTACTATATTTTCGTTGCAGTCAGGGCGAGCCACTACATATCCTAAAGGGCAATATACATATGGGGATGTAAACATCCCTATTTACGGAGATAGAAATGGAGATCAACTTCCAGCTTATCACCATCTAGATATTTCTGCAACATATATTCCTAAACCTGAAAAGAAAACAGGGTGGCAAGGAGAATGGGTATTTAGTATATACAATTTATACAACCGACAAAATGCTGCTTCTATGACATTTAGACAAAATGAGAATACAGGGGCAAATGAGTCTGTAAAAACTTCTATTTTTGGAATAGTACCTAGTGTAACTTATAATTTTAAATTCTAA
- a CDS encoding Crp/Fnr family transcriptional regulator translates to MYINPNNQFNCTEDSATVKIIELLKGSGNEVTINAGETIVKEGQLCDFFFIVVSGTFRAYRYVNDQEIIVGFSFPGDIDTAPYAFIKKQHSTETIEAITKSEVIKVYRSTFDELADKYPEINTFLLNLLVHYTEILVKRHLEFKACTAEHIYNVLHSRQPEAINKIPLKYVASYLGISPQRLSIIRNNLKIKCEN, encoded by the coding sequence ATGTATATTAATCCGAACAATCAATTTAATTGTACCGAAGATAGTGCAACGGTAAAAATAATTGAGCTACTAAAAGGTTCGGGGAACGAGGTAACTATAAATGCTGGAGAGACAATAGTTAAGGAAGGACAATTATGCGATTTTTTCTTTATAGTAGTTTCGGGAACGTTTAGGGCATACCGTTATGTTAACGACCAAGAAATTATTGTTGGATTCTCATTTCCGGGAGATATTGATACGGCACCTTATGCCTTTATAAAAAAACAACATAGTACCGAAACAATAGAGGCCATTACTAAAAGTGAGGTTATTAAAGTGTACCGAAGTACGTTTGATGAGCTAGCAGATAAATACCCTGAAATAAATACTTTTTTATTAAATTTACTGGTACATTATACGGAAATACTGGTAAAAAGGCACCTTGAGTTTAAGGCGTGTACTGCCGAGCATATTTATAACGTACTCCATAGCAGGCAACCCGAAGCAATAAATAAAATACCATTAAAATACGTTGCGTCATACTTAGGTATTTCGCCACAGCGTTTAAGTATTATACGAAATAACTTAAAAATTAAGTGTGAAAATTAA
- a CDS encoding NADP-dependent isocitrate dehydrogenase — protein MSKASKIIYTITDEAPMLATHSFLPIVKSFTAPAGVTVETRDISLAGRILANFPDNLTDDQKISDALSELGELAKTPEANIIKLPNISASVPQLKEAIKELQAQGYAIPDYPEEPENDKEKATKARYAKVLGSAVNPVLREGNSDRRAPKAVKRYAKAHPHRMGAWSSDSKTHVASMNGGDFYGSEKSVVVNEADDVKIEFTDKDGNVTLLKASTPLLAGEVIDSSVMNMKTLKSFIAEQVEEAKQQGVLFSVHLKATMMKISDPLIFGAFVEVFFKDVFEKYNTLFDELGVDTRNGLGDVYAKIAGTPQEAEVKAAIDATYSNGPDLAMVNSDNGITNLHVPSDVIIDASMPAMIRTSGQMWNAEGNQQDTKAIIPDRSYAGVYSATIDFCKKHGAFNPATMGSVPNVGLMAQKAEEYGSHDKTFQLTTKGTVRVIAKNGTVLMEQNVEESDIFRMCQTKDAPIRDWVKLAVTRARLSATPAIFWLDENRGHDAQLIKKVNTYLKDHDTTGLDIRIMNPVDATNFTLERIIKGEDTISVTGNVLRDYLTDLFPILEVGTSAKMLSIVPLMNGGGLFETGAGGSAPKHVQQFVEEGYLRWDSLGEFLALGVSLEHLAQVFGNEKAVILSEALDDATSKFLENDKSPARKIGKIDNRGSHFYLAMYWAEALAQQTKDASLKAAFEKVAQDLADNEAKINEELIGSQGKPQDIGGYYHPDFNKTDNAMRPSATLNTVLAQLIK, from the coding sequence ATGTCAAAAGCATCAAAAATCATTTATACGATAACTGATGAAGCCCCAATGTTGGCAACACACTCTTTTCTCCCAATCGTAAAATCTTTTACAGCACCAGCAGGTGTAACAGTAGAAACAAGAGATATTTCGTTAGCAGGAAGAATACTCGCTAATTTTCCTGATAATCTTACTGACGATCAGAAAATAAGCGATGCGTTAAGTGAATTGGGTGAACTTGCTAAGACACCAGAAGCAAATATTATTAAATTACCAAATATCTCGGCATCTGTACCGCAGTTAAAAGAAGCTATTAAAGAGTTACAAGCACAAGGATACGCAATACCTGATTACCCAGAAGAGCCTGAAAATGACAAAGAAAAAGCCACAAAAGCACGTTATGCCAAAGTATTAGGTTCGGCAGTGAACCCTGTATTGCGTGAAGGTAACTCTGACAGAAGAGCTCCTAAAGCAGTTAAAAGATACGCTAAAGCACACCCACATAGAATGGGTGCTTGGTCGTCGGATTCTAAAACACACGTTGCCAGCATGAATGGTGGTGATTTTTATGGTAGCGAAAAATCAGTAGTTGTAAATGAGGCTGATGATGTAAAAATTGAGTTTACAGATAAAGACGGCAATGTAACACTACTAAAAGCGAGTACACCACTTTTGGCTGGCGAAGTTATAGACAGTTCTGTAATGAACATGAAAACTTTAAAAAGCTTTATAGCAGAACAGGTAGAAGAAGCAAAACAGCAAGGCGTATTATTTTCGGTACACCTTAAAGCTACCATGATGAAAATTTCTGACCCTCTTATTTTTGGGGCGTTTGTAGAAGTTTTCTTTAAAGATGTTTTTGAAAAATACAATACCTTATTTGATGAATTAGGTGTAGATACCCGTAATGGTCTTGGTGATGTGTATGCTAAAATAGCAGGTACACCACAGGAAGCAGAGGTTAAAGCAGCTATTGATGCAACTTATAGTAATGGTCCTGATTTGGCAATGGTAAACTCCGATAATGGTATTACCAACCTACACGTACCTTCGGATGTTATTATTGATGCATCTATGCCTGCCATGATACGTACATCGGGGCAAATGTGGAATGCCGAAGGCAACCAACAAGATACGAAAGCTATTATCCCAGACAGAAGTTATGCGGGTGTATACAGTGCAACAATAGATTTTTGTAAAAAGCATGGTGCATTTAATCCTGCTACAATGGGTAGCGTACCTAATGTGGGATTAATGGCACAAAAAGCTGAAGAATATGGGTCGCACGATAAAACGTTCCAACTTACCACAAAGGGTACAGTACGCGTTATTGCTAAAAATGGCACAGTATTAATGGAGCAAAATGTTGAAGAAAGTGATATTTTTAGAATGTGCCAAACTAAAGATGCTCCTATACGCGACTGGGTTAAACTAGCTGTTACCAGAGCACGACTATCGGCTACTCCTGCTATTTTCTGGTTAGACGAAAACAGAGGGCATGATGCACAACTTATTAAAAAAGTAAACACCTATTTAAAAGACCACGATACTACAGGTTTGGATATTCGTATTATGAACCCTGTAGATGCTACCAACTTCACATTAGAGCGTATTATTAAGGGAGAAGACACAATATCAGTAACAGGTAATGTACTAAGAGATTACCTTACCGATTTATTCCCAATACTAGAGGTAGGAACATCGGCAAAAATGCTATCTATAGTACCCTTAATGAATGGTGGCGGATTGTTTGAAACAGGTGCAGGAGGTTCTGCCCCTAAACACGTACAGCAATTTGTAGAGGAAGGCTACCTGCGTTGGGATTCGCTTGGAGAATTCTTAGCACTAGGAGTATCGTTAGAGCATTTAGCACAAGTATTTGGTAACGAAAAAGCTGTAATACTATCGGAAGCGCTAGATGATGCTACATCAAAATTCTTAGAAAATGATAAATCGCCAGCACGTAAAATAGGAAAAATAGACAATAGAGGTTCTCATTTTTACCTTGCTATGTATTGGGCAGAAGCATTGGCACAACAAACTAAAGATGCATCACTTAAAGCTGCATTTGAAAAAGTGGCGCAAGACCTTGCTGATAACGAAGCTAAAATAAACGAAGAGCTTATAGGCTCGCAAGGTAAACCACAAGATATTGGGGGTTATTACCATCCTGATTTTAATAAAACAGATAATGCTATGCGACCAAGTGCTACATTAAATACAGTACTTGCACAACTTATAAAATAA
- the rplS gene encoding 50S ribosomal protein L19: MSDLVKFVEDEFVTKKDFPEFNSGDTITVYYEIKEGEKTRTQFFKGVVIQKRGTGSTETFTIRKMSGSVGVERIFPMNMPALQKIEVNQKGKVRRARIFYFRNLTGKKAKIKERRR, encoded by the coding sequence ATGTCTGATTTAGTAAAATTTGTAGAAGACGAATTTGTAACAAAAAAAGATTTCCCTGAGTTCAATTCGGGAGACACAATTACTGTGTACTACGAAATTAAAGAGGGTGAAAAAACCAGAACACAGTTTTTTAAAGGAGTAGTTATCCAAAAAAGAGGTACTGGTAGTACAGAGACTTTTACCATCCGTAAAATGTCAGGTTCTGTAGGTGTAGAGCGTATTTTTCCTATGAATATGCCAGCTTTACAAAAAATTGAAGTGAACCAAAAAGGTAAAGTACGTAGAGCACGTATCTTCTACTTTAGAAACCTTACAGGTAAAAAAGCAAAAATTAAAGAAAGAAGAAGATAA
- the trmD gene encoding tRNA (guanosine(37)-N1)-methyltransferase TrmD: protein MRIDIITVLPELLRSPFEASILKRAIDKGLVEVHLHNLRDYSTNKHKNVDDYQFGGGAGMVMMVEPIDACISKLKSEREYDEVIYMTPDGETLNQGIANQMSLLKNIIILCGHYKGVDQRVRDHFITREISIGDFVLSGGELAAAVLSDAIIRLIPGVLSNETSALTDSFQDNLLSPPIYTRPSEYKGWKVPDVLLSGNFGKIDQWREDKALEHTKNRRPDLLED, encoded by the coding sequence ATGCGCATTGATATAATTACCGTTTTACCTGAGCTTTTACGAAGCCCCTTTGAGGCTTCGATACTGAAGCGAGCTATTGATAAGGGCTTAGTAGAAGTTCACCTACATAACCTTAGAGATTACAGCACCAACAAGCATAAAAATGTAGACGACTACCAATTTGGCGGTGGTGCTGGTATGGTAATGATGGTTGAGCCTATTGATGCTTGCATATCCAAACTTAAAAGTGAGCGTGAGTACGACGAGGTAATTTACATGACTCCCGACGGCGAAACACTCAATCAGGGTATAGCCAACCAAATGTCACTACTAAAAAACATTATTATACTTTGTGGGCATTATAAAGGGGTAGACCAACGTGTACGCGACCATTTTATAACACGCGAAATATCTATTGGCGATTTTGTGTTATCTGGTGGCGAATTAGCAGCAGCCGTACTATCTGATGCCATTATACGCTTAATACCTGGTGTATTAAGCAACGAAACATCGGCACTTACCGATAGTTTTCAGGATAACTTACTCTCTCCTCCTATTTATACCCGACCATCGGAATATAAAGGTTGGAAAGTGCCCGATGTACTACTAAGTGGTAACTTTGGTAAAATAGACCAATGGCGTGAGGATAAAGCTTTGGAACATACTAAAAACAGGCGCCCTGATTTACTGGAAGATTAG
- a CDS encoding DUF1569 domain-containing protein, with protein sequence MESVFDPEGNKNLIARIEKLTPITLSQWGKMTVSQMMEHCQQPIKVARGTLLLKPTLMSFLFGKMIKKKLMDPKPFARDLPTVKQFKIENEPDFENTKKELIELVSIFATEGHDAIKNTKHPFFGNMTMKEWDVLQWKHLDHHLKQFGV encoded by the coding sequence ATGGAAAGCGTTTTTGACCCTGAGGGAAATAAAAATTTAATAGCACGCATTGAGAAACTAACTCCTATTACCCTATCACAATGGGGGAAAATGACGGTTAGCCAAATGATGGAGCACTGCCAACAACCTATAAAAGTGGCACGTGGTACACTCCTATTAAAACCCACCCTAATGAGTTTTCTTTTTGGGAAAATGATAAAGAAAAAACTCATGGATCCAAAACCTTTTGCACGCGATTTACCTACTGTAAAGCAGTTTAAAATAGAAAACGAACCTGATTTTGAAAACACTAAAAAAGAATTGATTGAACTGGTTAGTATTTTTGCTACAGAAGGGCACGATGCTATAAAAAACACGAAACATCCATTTTTTGGCAATATGACAATGAAAGAATGGGATGTATTACAATGGAAACACCTAGACCATCACTTAAAACAATTTGGGGTTTAA
- a CDS encoding class I SAM-dependent methyltransferase, with amino-acid sequence MENENNYLLVNKAAWNSKTAVHINSDFYDMPSFLKGKSSLNSIELELLGDVKGKKILHLQCHFGQDTLSLARMGAIVTGVDLSDKAIEKAQELSETLNIAGRFICCDVYSLPEHLDEEFDIVFTSYGTIGWLPDMEKWASIVSRYLKPKGQFIFADFHPVVWMFDDAFTDIAYSYFNKQTIFETIAGSYTDNDADISTDIISWNHSIADVLSNLLKKGLQLKEFKEYDYSPYDCLEGMEEFETGKFRIKKMGNKIPMVYALRAEKTYE; translated from the coding sequence ATGGAAAACGAAAACAATTACCTATTGGTTAACAAGGCAGCTTGGAACAGTAAAACAGCCGTTCATATTAACTCTGATTTTTACGATATGCCCTCTTTCCTAAAAGGAAAATCGAGCTTAAATAGTATTGAGCTTGAATTGCTAGGCGATGTTAAGGGTAAAAAAATACTACACTTACAATGCCACTTTGGGCAAGATACCTTATCGTTAGCACGAATGGGTGCTATAGTTACGGGAGTAGATTTATCGGACAAGGCTATTGAGAAAGCGCAAGAATTATCGGAAACATTAAACATTGCGGGGCGTTTTATTTGTTGTGATGTATATAGTTTGCCCGAACATCTTGATGAGGAATTTGATATTGTTTTTACAAGCTACGGCACTATAGGCTGGTTACCTGATATGGAAAAATGGGCAAGTATTGTTAGTAGGTATTTAAAACCCAAAGGACAGTTTATTTTTGCCGATTTTCATCCCGTAGTATGGATGTTTGATGATGCCTTTACGGATATTGCGTACAGCTACTTTAACAAACAAACTATTTTTGAAACCATTGCAGGCTCGTACACCGATAATGATGCCGATATTAGTACTGATATTATTTCGTGGAATCATAGCATTGCTGATGTACTTAGTAACCTGCTTAAAAAAGGGTTACAATTAAAAGAGTTTAAGGAATATGATTATAGCCCTTATGACTGTTTGGAGGGTATGGAGGAGTTTGAAACAGGAAAGTTCCGAATTAAAAAAATGGGCAATAAAATACCCATGGTATATGCACTACGTGCAGAAAAAACCTACGAATAA